A stretch of Dromaius novaehollandiae isolate bDroNov1 chromosome 8, bDroNov1.hap1, whole genome shotgun sequence DNA encodes these proteins:
- the BSND gene encoding barttin, giving the protein MAEEKTFRYAFIMLGFFLVMTGLFIMSVDKPQVYITFCTLGILLVAVGIAWSMCQCYPKITFVPADSETERFLVPRPVGPPPGEKPGKQRPQSPGGCRDEAGAYEKSLPTYEQAQRQAAAEPPRGPPARLRAQAEIHPELPGGPAAAAPRDPAPHGPTATGSGPAPLAALPEELDAPSPASSAPGSPGRAASGQDDLYYGLREGSDALLGDSELLFEPED; this is encoded by the exons ATGGCCGAGGAGAAGACCTTCCGCTACGCCTTCATCATGCTGGGCTTCTTCCTGGTGATGACGGGGCTGTTCATCATGAGCGTGGACAAGCCCCAGGTCTACATCACCTTCTGCACCTTGGGCATCCTGCTCGTGGCCGTGGGCATCGCCTGGAGCATGTGCCAGTGCTACCCCAAG ATCACGTTCGTCCCGGCGGACTCGGAGACGGAGCGGTTCCTGGTGCCCCGGCCCGtcgggccgccgccgggggagaAGCCGGGCAAGCAGCG CCCGCAGTCCCCCGGCGGGTGCCGCGACGAGGCCGGCGCCTACGAGAAGAGCCTGCCCACCTACGAGCAGGCCCAGCGGCAGGCGGCCGCCgagcccccgcgcggccccccggcccggctgcgggcGCAAGCCGAGATCCACCCGGAGCTgccggggggtcccgccgcggcggccccccgaGACCCGGCGCCCCACGGGCCCACGGCCACCGGCAGCGG cccggcgccgctCGCCGCCCTCCCGGAGGAGCTGGACGCCCCGTCGCCGGCCTCctcggcccccggcagccccgggcgggcCGCCTCCGGGCAGGACGACCTCTACTACGGCTTGCGGGAGGGCTCGGACGCGCTGCTGGGCGACAGCGAGCTCCTTTTCGAGCCCGAGGACTAG
- the TMEM61 gene encoding transmembrane protein 61 produces MVASSFRYGVTITGAVLLVTGTLCFAWWSDGEIGAVAGSGAQLVPPREAEAVPSSSPNALLRSVSFFCCGIGGILLLFGLLWSVKANARVVSRRYQYHFPRDLQYFAAEPLEKWNCSGWDASAIPTYEEALSCRPAPGALAYVEPPGRKEQGTPPLYRDPREEEEEEEERWRGGRRRSSSDGALCRASPPWPGPGEPRATPPPSYEHIGAGGV; encoded by the exons ATGGTGGCTTCCTCTTTCCGCTACGGAGTGACCATCACGGGGGCCGTGCTGCTGGTGACAGGGACGCTGTGCTTCGCTTGGTGGAGCGATGGGGAGATAGGCGCCGTGGCCGGCAGCGGGGCTCAGCTCGTGCCCCCCCGCGAAGCCGAGGCGGTGCCCAGCTCCTCGCCCAACGCGCTGCTCCGCTCCGTGAGCTTCTTCTGCTGCGGCATCGGCGGCATCCTGCTCCTCTTCGGGCTGCTGTGGTCCGTGAAAGCCAACGCCAGGGTGGTGTCCCGACGCTACCAGTACCACTTCCCCAGGGACCTCCAGTACTTCGCCGCGGAGCCCCTTGAGAAGTGGAACTGCAG CGGCTGGGACGCCAGCGCCATCCCCACCTACGAGGAGGCCCTGAGCTGccggccggcccccggcgccctgGCCTACGTGGAGCCGccggggaggaaggagcagggcacGCCGCCCCTCTACCGCGACccgcgggaggaagaggaggaggaggaggagcgctGGCGGGGCGGGCGCCGACGCAGCTCCTCGGACGGCGCCTTGTGCCGCGCCAGCCCGCCCTGGCCGGGCCCCGGCGAGCCGCGGGCCACGCCACCCCCCAGCTACGAGCACATCGGTGCCGGGGGCGTCTga
- the PCSK9 gene encoding proprotein convertase subtilisin/kexin type 9, with translation MGPWALALAAALAAARAAAAAELAEELVWALSRADEAVAGPGAAPTAPGAFQRAAKAAWRLPGRYVVVLRAGSGGAQLEGTARRLQARAARRGYLTEVLHVFRRLLPAFVVKMSADVLDMALKLPHVEYVEEDSYVFAQSIPWNLGRIVPAPAGAGAYSPPNKGDLVEIYLLDTSVQSNHREIDGRVLVTDFESVPEEDGTRFHRQASKCDSHGTHMAGVVSGRDAGVARGANVRSLRVLNCQGKGTVSGTLIGLEFIEAALEAQPPAPPVVLLPFAGAYSRVLNAGCRGLAAAGVVLVAAAGNYRDDACLYSPASEPEVITVGATNSRDQPASIGPLGTNFGRCVDLFAPGDDIIGASSDCSTCFTSQSGTSQAAAHVAGIAAVVLSAEPRLSLAELRQRLLRFAAKGGINAAWFPEEQRLLTPGGVARMPPAPLPEERLYCRTVWSARSGGTRRATAAARCAAAEEMFSCSSFAPDGRRRGERVEEKDGAKECVAHNAFGGRGVYAVARCCTRPPAGCRVNASAGAAEGAGCAARDHVLTGCSFHSAAAALGDGGRPVAGPGSGPQRCAGGPATAAHASCCPAAGLECRVKEQAPAGSAEKATASCDEGWTLTGCNAYGPGAAALGAYGVDDTCVAAGVPGGRAPAAVAVCCRSRGRG, from the exons ATGGGCCCCTgggcgctggcgctggcggcggcgctggcggcggcgcgggcggcggcggcggcggagctggCGGAGGAGCTGGTCTGGGCCCTGAGCCGCGCCGACGAGGCGgtggcggggcccggggccgccccgacgGCGCCCGGCGCCTTCCAGCGCGCCGCCAAG GCGGCGTGGCGGCTGCCCGGGCGCTACGTGGTGGTGCTgcgggccggcagcggcggggcccaGCTGGAGGGCACGGCCCGGAGGCTGcaggcccgcgccgcccgccgcggctaCCTCACCGAGGTGCTGCACGTCTTCCGCCGCCTGCTCCCCGCCTTCGTGGTGAAGATGAGCGCCGACGTGCTGGACATG GCGCTGAAGCTGCCGCACGTGGAGTACGTCGAGGAGGACTCGTACGTCTTCGCCCAGAGCATCCCCTGGAACCTGGGCAGGATCGTgccggcgccggccggggcgggcgcctaCAGCCCTCCCA ATAAAGGGGATCTGGTGGAGATCTACCTGCTGGACACCAGCGTGCAGAGCAACCACCGGGAGATCGACGGCAGGGTGTTGGTGACCGACTTCGAGAGCGTCCCCGAGGAGGACGGCACCCGCTTCCACAGGCAG GCCAGCAAGTGCGACAGCCACGGCACCCACATGGCCGGCGTGGTGAGCGGGCGCGACGCCGGCGTGGCCAGGGGCGCCAACGTCCGCAGCCTCCGGGTGCTCAACTGCCAGGGCAAGGGCACCGTCAGCGGCACCCTCATCG GCCTGGAGTTCATCGAAGCCGCGCTGGAGGCccagccgcccgcgccgcccgtgGTGCTGCTGCCCTTCGCCGGCGCCTACAGCCGCGTCCTCAACGCCGGCTgccgggggctggcggcggcgggggtggtGCTGGTGGCCGCCGCCGGGAACTACAGGGACGACGCCTGCCTGTACTCGCCCGCCTCGGAGCCGGAG GTCATCACGGTCGGCGCGACCAACAGCCGGGACCAGCCCGCCTCCATCGGCCCGCTGGGCACCAACTTCGGCCGCTGCGTGGACCTCTTCGCGCCGGGGGACGACATCATCGGCGCCTCCAGCGACTGCAGCACCTGCTTCACCTCGCAGAGCGGCACCTCGCAGGCGGCCGCGCACGTGGCAg GCATCGCCGCCGTGGTGctcagcgccgagccgcggctgaGCCTCGCCGAGCTGCGGCAGCGCCTGCTGCGCTTCGCCGCCAAGGGCGGCATCAACGCGGCCTGGTTCCCCGAGGAGCAGCGGCTGCTGACGCCCGGCGGCGTGGCGCGGAtgcccccggcgccgctcccaG AGGAGCGGCTCTACTGCCGCACGGTGTGGTCGGCCCGCTCGGGGGGCACCCGCCGCGCCACGGCGGCcgcccgctgcgccgccgccgaGGAGATGTTCAGCTGCTCCAGCTTCGCCCCCgacggccggcggcggggggagcgcgtGGAg GAGAAGGACGGCGCGAAGGAGTGCGTGGCCCACAACGCTTTCGGCGGCCGCGGCGTCTACGCGGTGGCCCGGTGCTGCACGCGGCCGCCGGCCGGCTGCCGGGTCAACgccagcgccggggcggccgagGGGGCCGGCTGCGCCGCGCGGGACCACGTGCTCACCG GCTGCAGCTTCCActcggccgcggcggcgctgggTGACGGCGGCCGTCCCGtcgcggggccggggagcgggcCCCAGCGCTGCGCCGGGGGGCCGGCCACCGCCGCGCACGCCTCGtgctgccccgccgccggcctcgAGTGCCGGGTGAAGGAGCAGGCGCCGGCGGGCTCGGCCGAGAAG GCCACGGCGTCCTGCGACGAGGGCTGGACGCTGACGGGCTGCAACGCCtacgggccgggcgccgcggcgctgggggccTACGGCGTGGACGACACCTGCGTGGCGGCCGGCGTCCCCGGCGGCCGAGCCCCGGCGGCCGTCGCCGTCTGCTGcaggagccggggccgcggctga